One region of Primulina huaijiensis isolate GDHJ02 unplaced genomic scaffold, ASM1229523v2 scaffold24871, whole genome shotgun sequence genomic DNA includes:
- the LOC140967291 gene encoding DEAD-box ATP-dependent RNA helicase 24 codes for MSKRKFGFEGFGINRQSTYNFERSQPSQRLYVPPSSRGSAGDDDADLDNIDYAEDRDTPDYVVTDGKNGSPAAEEDEIDPLDAFMEGLHEEMKAAPPPKAKEKMDKYRDDVEDDPMESFLSAKKDLGLQLAADALHAGYNSDEEVYAAAKAVDSGMVEYDSDDNPIIVDKKKIEPIPELDHSSIDYEPFNKDFYEEKPSISGMSEQDAIEYKKSLAIRVSGFDVPRPVKTFDDCGFSLELMKAIAKQAYEKPTPIQCQALPIMLSGRDVIGIAKTGSGKTASFVLPMIVHIMDQPELEKEEGPIGVICAPTRELAHQIYLEAKKFSKAHRIRVSAVYGGMSKLEQFKELKAGCEIVVATPGRLIDMIKMKALTMLRATYLVLDEADRMFDLGFEPQIRSIVGQIRPDRQTALFSATMPRKVEKLAREILSDPVRVTVGEVGMANEDITQVVEVILSDEEKFPWLLEKLPRMIDEGDVLVFASKKSTVDEVESKLAQEGFKVAALHGDKAQASRMEILQKFKSGTYHVLIATDVAARGLDIKSIKSVVNFDIAKDMDMHVHRIGRTGRAGDKDGTAYTIVTQKEARFAGELVNSLIAAGQNVSMELMDLAMKDGRFRSKRDARKGGGKRAKGRGGGGRGVRGVDFGLGIGYNPESNTTSNAAAPNRSTAINSLRTEMMAQYKNNFVPASSNSSSQFGQAIKRTVLPGFVSGGTIGGDMHAAQINSPVATAPASGSMQGSRGTANIKHLERDKTRDRRRPSGWDR; via the exons ATGTCCAAACGGAAATTCGGATTCGAAGGCTTCGGCATCAATCGCCAATCCACTTACAACTTCGAGCGATCCCAACCTTCGCAGAGACTCTACGTCCCTCCGTCTTCTCGTGGAAGCGCCGGTGACGATGACGCTGACCTCGACAACATTGATTACGCTGAAGACCGCGACACACCAGACTATGTCGTCACTGACGGTAAAAACGGCTCTCCTGCTGCTGAGGAAGATGAGATTGATCCTCTGGACGCTTTTATGGAAGGATTACACGAGGAGATGAAGGCGGCACCGCCACCTAAGGCGAAGGAGAAGATGGATAAGTACAGGGATGACGTGGAGGATGATCCAATGGAGAGTTTTCTGAGTGCGAAGAAGGATTTGGGTCTGCAATTAGCCGCGGATGCGCTTCACGCAGGGTATAATTCGGATGAAGAGGTTTATGCGGCTGCTAAGGCCGTAGATTCCGGGATGGTTGAGTATGATTCTGATGACAATCCTATTATTGTCGACAAGAAGAAGATTGAGCCAATTCCCGAGCTTGATCATAGCTCGATTGATTATGAGCCGTTCAATAAGGATTTCTACGAGGAGAAACCTTCTATCTCAG GTATGAGTGAGCAGGATGCTATCGAATATAAGAAGAGCTTAGCAATACGTGTATCAGGTTTTGATGTTCCACGGCCGGTTAAAACTTTTGACGATTGTGGATTTTCTTTGGAGCTAATGAAAGCCATAGCAAAACAAGCATACGAGAAACCAACACCGATACAGTGTCAAGCTTTACCTATTATGCTCTCTGGAAGAGACGTGATTGGTATAGCAAAAACTGGTTCTGGGAAGACTGCCTCATTCGTGCTTCCCATGATTGTTCATATAATGGATCAACCTGAACTTGAGAAAGAAGAAGGTCCCATTGGAGTAATATGTGCACCCACTAGGGAGTTGGCTCATCAAATATATTTGGAAGCTAAGAAATTTTCCAAAGCTCATCGCATCCGTGTGTCTGCAGTGTATGGGGGAATGTCCAAACTTGAGCAATTCAAGGAGCTAAAAGCGGGATGTGAGATAGTCGTGGCTACTCCAGGAAGATTGATagatatgataaaaatgaaGGCTCTGACCATGTTGAGAGCAACATATTTAGTGCTAGATGAGGCTGATAGAATGTTTGACCTTGGTTTTGAGCCACAGATAAGGTCTATAGTAGGTCAAATCAGGCCAGATCGTCAGACAGCACTTTTTTCAGCGACTATGCCTCGGAAAGTTGAAAAACTTGCTCGGGAGATTCTCTCTGATCCTGTTAGAGTCACCGTTGGAGAGGTGGGTATGGCTAACGAGGATATTACCCAAGTTGTGGAAGTAATTCTATCTGATGAGGAGAAGTTTCCATGGCTTCTTGAAAAGCTTCCTCGAATGATAGATGAAGGCGATGTTTTGGTTTTTGCTTCGAAAAAATCCACAGTGGATGAAGTTGAATCAAAACTGGCTCAAGAGGGTTTTAAAGTTGCAGCACTTCATGGTGACAAAGCTCAGGCTTCTCGTATGGAGATATTGCAAAAGTTCAAATCTGGAACTTACCATGTTCTTATTGCAACTGATGTTGCTGCTCGTGGTCTTGACATCAAATCGATTAAATCTGTGGTCAATTTTGACATAGCTAAAGACATGGACATGCATGTACATCGTATTGGAAGGACTGGTCGTGCGGGTGACAAAGATGGTACTGCATACACTATTGTTACACAGAAGGAGGCGAGATTTGCTGGTGAACTAGTCAACAGTTTGATAGCTGCGGGTCAGAATGTGTCCATGGAGCTGATGGATCTGGCTATGAAG GATGGAAGGTTCAGATCCAAACGTGATGCGCGGAAAGGAG GTGGTAAAAGAGCTAAAGGAAGGGGAGGTGGTGGTAGAGGTGTTCGTGGCGTGGATTTTGGTTTGGGTATTGGGTATAATCCTGAGTCAAACACTACTTCAAACGCTGCTGCTCCTAATCGCTCTACAGCAATTAATTCACTGAGAACGGAGATGATGGCACAATACAAAAACAATTTTGTTCCGGCATCATCAAATTCATCCTCGCAGTTTGGACAAGCCATTAAGAGAACAGTTTTACCTGGGTTTGTATCTGGTGGGACTATTGGTGGTGACATGCACGCTGCACAAATAAATAGTCCGGTAGCTACTGCTCCAGCATCAGGCAGCATGCAGGGTTCCAGAGGAACTGCAAATATAAAGCACTTGGAAAG AGATAAAACAAGAGATAGACGGAGACCTTCTGGCTGGGATCGCTAG
- the LOC140967323 gene encoding peptidyl-prolyl cis-trans isomerase CYP21-4-like isoform X1, producing MGKIKPQALLIQSKKKKAPSRISVVTIAIYFLIVVVTAFFLFSTYRHWTRRSNFSSEELVSSLEHDSSFSKSKKPDTPKYAVINTSKGSITVELYKDGSPEVVDKFIDSCENGHFKGMLFNRVIKNFVIQGGDVSRTGTTEDWTSRGKHYNHLDTSMKHEAFMLGTSKTKQGGGKFDLFITTAPIPDLNEKINVFGRVIKGEDVVQEIEEADTDEHYQPKTPIGIIEVTLKETVPS from the exons ATGGGGAAAATCAAACCCCAAGCTCTTTTGATACAGAGTAAAAAGAAGAAGGCGCCGAGCCGAATAAGTGTGGTTACCATTgcaatttacttccttattgtCGTTGTCACagctttttttcttttctctaCCTACAGACATTGGACTAGAAG GTCAAACTTTTCAAGTGAAGAACTGGTATCCAGTTTGGAG CATGATAGCTCATTTAGCAAGTCAAAGAAACCCGACACTCCCAAATATGCT GTGATAAATACCTCAAAAGGTTCAATCACTGTGGAACTTTATAAGGACGGCTCTCCTGAGGTTGTTGATAAATTTATTGATTCTTG TGAGAATGGACACTTCAAAGGAATGCTCTTTAACCGTGTGATTAAGAACTTTGTCATTCAAGGAGGTGATGTTAGTAGAACTGGAACTACTGAAGATTGGACTTCAAGGGGAAAGCATTACAATCACCTCGATACCAG CATGAAGCATGAAGCTTTTATGCTTGGCACTTCTAAGACAAAACAAGGTGGTGGCAAATTTGATCTCTTTATTACGACAGCACCTATCCCAGACCTgaatgagaaaattaatgtatttGGTCGTGTTATCAAGGGTGAAGACGTTGTTCAG GAAATCGAAGAAGCAGATACAGATGAGCATTATCAGCCTAAAACACCCATAGGGATCATTGAAGTGACTCTGAAAGAAACAGT GCCTTCATAA
- the LOC140967323 gene encoding peptidyl-prolyl cis-trans isomerase CYP21-4-like isoform X2, translated as MGKIKPQALLIQSKKKKAPSRISVVTIAIYFLIVVVTAFFLFSTYRHWTRRSNFSSEELVSSLEHDSSFSKSKKPDTPKYAVINTSKGSITVELYKDGSPEVVDKFIDSCENGHFKGMLFNRVIKNFVIQGGDVSRTGTTEDWTSRGKHYNHLDTSMKHEAFMLGTSKTKQGGGKFDLFITTAPIPDLNEKINVFGRVIKGEDVVQEIEEADTDEHYQPKTPIGIIEVTLKETV; from the exons ATGGGGAAAATCAAACCCCAAGCTCTTTTGATACAGAGTAAAAAGAAGAAGGCGCCGAGCCGAATAAGTGTGGTTACCATTgcaatttacttccttattgtCGTTGTCACagctttttttcttttctctaCCTACAGACATTGGACTAGAAG GTCAAACTTTTCAAGTGAAGAACTGGTATCCAGTTTGGAG CATGATAGCTCATTTAGCAAGTCAAAGAAACCCGACACTCCCAAATATGCT GTGATAAATACCTCAAAAGGTTCAATCACTGTGGAACTTTATAAGGACGGCTCTCCTGAGGTTGTTGATAAATTTATTGATTCTTG TGAGAATGGACACTTCAAAGGAATGCTCTTTAACCGTGTGATTAAGAACTTTGTCATTCAAGGAGGTGATGTTAGTAGAACTGGAACTACTGAAGATTGGACTTCAAGGGGAAAGCATTACAATCACCTCGATACCAG CATGAAGCATGAAGCTTTTATGCTTGGCACTTCTAAGACAAAACAAGGTGGTGGCAAATTTGATCTCTTTATTACGACAGCACCTATCCCAGACCTgaatgagaaaattaatgtatttGGTCGTGTTATCAAGGGTGAAGACGTTGTTCAG GAAATCGAAGAAGCAGATACAGATGAGCATTATCAGCCTAAAACACCCATAGGGATCATTGAAGTGACTCTGAAAGAAACAGTGTAA
- the LOC140967279 gene encoding uncharacterized protein: MISANGLFLFVIALLYLSTLGIADTIQGCGGFVEASSDLIKSRRPATAKLDYSHVTVELRTLDGLVKDQTQCAPNGYYFIPIYDKGSFVIKIKGPNGWSFAPEQVPVVVDHTGCNANEDINFRFTGFTLSGRVVGAVGGDSCVHKSGGPSNVNVELLSGSGDVISSVLTSSTGSYLFKNIIPGKYNIRATRSDLNIEVKGSAEVELEFDNGVVDDVFFVSGYDIRGLVVAQGNPILGVHFYLYSDDVLKLDCPYESGNAPGMSKALCHSVSDADGMFTFKSIPCGIYNLVPFYKGENTIFDVSPPSLLVSVQHDHAIAPQKFQVTGFSVGGRVVDDSGNGVDTASIVVDDQERSITDKEGYYKLDQVTSKRYSIEAKKDHYKFEKLNDFLVLPNMASIADIKAVSYDLCGLAQTVSPDYKAKVALTHGPENVKPQVKQTDESGNFCFEVPPGEYRLSAFAATPDSAPELLFSPPYIDVNVNKPLLGVKFYQAQVNVRGSVVCKEKCGSSISVVLVRLDGNRKEEKISSVINLDSEFIFSNILPGNYRVEVKNLSPSLASGEDIWCWEQNSINVDVGAEDVEDITFIQKGFMVSLISSHEVDSFLISADGSRVNLKIKKGSQRICVETPGVHELQFVDSCISFGSNILRFDTYDLSPIYLKGEKYLLKGHINVESNENLPDNIPVDILDNGISVDGTVAGLESSEIYQSRGAVYSYSVWANFGRKLIFVPRDSRNDGVKKMLFYPRQQHVSVTSDGCQVPIATFSGRLGLYIEGSVLPPLSHVHIRVVAERESQISLLKQGDTALETMTGADGLFLAGPLYDDIHYITEASKPGYYVKKVGSNSFSCQKLGQISVRLYFKEDINDSFPSVLLSLSGEDGYRNNSITGVGGTFVFDGLFPGSFYLRPLLKEYAFSPPAQPIEIGSGESKEVVFHATRVAFSALGKVTLLSGQPKDGVYVEARAESKGFYEETKTDISGSFRLRGLQPDTTYVIKVARKGELDSTRIERASPGSLAVKVGYEDVKDLDFVVFEQPDMTILSGHVEGKNIKEMHSHIRVEISPASDPLTVESIFPLPISNFFQVKDLPKGKHVVQLRSTLPSGNHRFVSEVIEVDLERQPQIHVGPLRFRIEEDMYKQELTAAPVYPLVVGLSVIALFISMPRLKDLYQATIGITLPGSSSTAKKDVKKLSIRKKTY, from the exons ATGATTTCCGCTAATGGGTTGTTCCTATTCGTAATTGCACTTCTGTACCTTTCAACTCTCGGGATTGCTGATACTATCCAAGGATGCGGGGGATTCGTTGAG GCGAGTTCAGATTTGATAAAATCAAGGAGGCCAGCTACTGCGAAATTGGATTACTCTCACGTGACG GTTGAGCTTAGGACGTTGGATGGTTTGGTCAAGGACCAGACACAATGTGCTCCAAATGGGTACTACTTCATTCCAATTTATGACAAG GGTTCTTTTGTGATCAAGATCAAGGGACCTAACGGATGGTCATTTGCCCCAGAACAA gtTCCTGTTGTTGTTGATCACACTGGTTGTAATGCCAATGAAGATATTAATTTTCGGTTTACTGG GTTCACCTTATCTGGAAGAGTTGTAGGAGCAGTTGGCGGGGATAGCTGTGTGCATAAAAGTGGTGGTCCATCGAATGTTAATGTTGAACTCTTGTCTGGCAGTGGAGATGTCATCTCATCAGTTTTGACATCATCTACTGGAAGTTACTtgttcaaaaatataattccaG GAAAGTACAATATACGTGCTACACGTAGTGATTTAAATATCGAGGTCAAGGGATCTGCTGAG GTGGAGTTAGAGTTTGATAATGGTGTGGTAGATGATGTTTTCTTCGTTTCTGGCTATGATATTCGTGGACTTGTGGTTGCTCAG GGAAATCCCATATTGGGagttcatttttatttatactCAGATGATGTCTTGAAGTTGGATTGTCCATATGAATCTGGTAATGCACCTGGGATGAGTAAAGCTCTTTGTCATTCAGTATCTGATGCTGATGGAATGTTCACATTTAAATCGATACCGTGCG GTATCTATAATCTTGTGCCTTTCTACAAGGgtgaaaatacaatttttgatgTTTCTCCTCCTTCATTGTTGGTATCTGTTCAACATGATCATGCTATTGCCCCTCAAAAGTTTCAG GTTACTGGGTTTTCTGTTGGGGGGCGTGTGGTTGATGATAGTGGCAATGGAGTTGATACTGCCTCTATTGTGGTAGATGATCAAGAAAGGTCTATTACAGATAAAGAAGGATATTACAAACTTGATCAG GTTACTTCTAAAAGATACAGTATTGAAGCCAAGAAAGATCACTATAAGTTCGAAAAGTTGAATGACTTTCTG GTTTTGCCCAACATGGCTTCCATTGCTGATATCAAAGCGGTATCATATGATCTATGTGGACTTGCTCAGACTGTTAGTCCTGATTACAAAGCTAAG GTAGCTTTGACTCATGGACCGGAGAACGTGAAACCCCAAGTGAAACAGACCGATGAGAGTGGGAATTTTTGCTTTGAG GTACCACCCGGTGAGTATCGCTTATCAGCTTTTGCAGCCACACCTGATAGCGCGCCAGAACTTCTCTTTTCTCCACCTTACATTGATGTAAATGTTAATAAACCATTACTGGGTGTGAAATTTTATCAG gCACAAGTGAATGTACGTGGCTCTGTGGTCTGCAAGGAAAAATGTGGATCTTCTATTTCAGTTGTGCTTGTAAGATTGGATGGTAACAGGAAAGAAGAGAAGATAAGCAGCGTGATCAATCTGGATAGCGAATTTATATTTTCCAACATACTGCCGGGTAACTATAGGGTTGAG GTCAAAAACCTTTCCCCCTCTCTCGCATCTGGAGAAGATATATGGTGCTGGGAGCAGAACTCTATTAATGTGGATGTTGGCGCAGAGGATGTTGAAGATATTACTTTTATTCAAAAAGGGTTTATGGTTAGTTTGATTTCTAGTCATGAAGTGGATTCTTTCCTGATATCAGCGGACGGTTCTCGTGTGAACCTGAAAATTAAG AAAGGTTCTCAACGTATTTGTGTAGAGACTCCTGGTGTGCATGAACTCCAGTTTGTTGACTCGTGTATTTCTTTTGGGAGCAACATTTTGAGATTTGATACTTATGACTTGTCG CCTATCTATTTAAAAGGGGAAAAATATCTTCTCAAAGGACATATAAATGTTGAATCAAATGAGAATTTACCTGATAATATACCAGTTGACATCTTGGACAATGGAATTAGTGTTGATGGGACTGTAGCCGGACTTGAATCCTCTGAAATTTATCAATCACGGGGTGCCGTCTACTCGTATTCTGTTTGGGCtaattttggaagaaaactcATCTTTGTACCTCGTGACTCACG GAATGACGGGGTAAAGAAAATGTTGTTTTACCCAAGACAACAGCAT GTGTCGGTAACATCAGATGGCTGCCAAGTTCCAATTGCTACATTTTCTGGCCGATTGGGGTTATATATCGAAGGATCGGTTTTACCCCCACTTTCTCATGTTCATATAAGAGTTGTTGCAGAGAGAGAGAGCCAGATTTCTTTATTAAAGCAAGGAGATACAGCACTTGAAACTATGACGGGGGCTGATGGTTTATTTCTTGCAGGACCTCTATATGATGATATACATTACATCACTGAGGCCTCTAAG CCTGGTTATTACGTCAAAAAAGTTGGATCCAATTCCTTTTCTTGTCAGAAGCTTGGTCAAATTTCCGTGAGATTGTACTTTAAAGAAGACATCAATGACTCTTTCCCTTCTGTTTTATTGTCATTGAGTGGTGAAGATGGATATAGAAACAATTCAATTACTGGTGTTGGTGGAACTTTTGTTTTTGATGGTTTATTTCCTGGGAGTTTTTATCTCCGACCTTTGTTGAAG GAGTATGCTTTCTCTCCTCCAGCCCAGCCAATTGAAATTGGCTCTGGAGAATCCAAGGAAGTCGTTTTTCATGCTACCCGAGTTGCTTTTAG TGCTTTAGGAAAAGTAACTCTATTGTCTGGTCAACCAAAAGACGGTGTATATGTGGAAGCTAGAGCCGAGTCAAAAGGTTTTTATGAAGAGACAAAAACAGATATTTCTGGCAGTTTCCGTCTCAGGGGCCTCCAACCTGACACTACCTATGTAATAAAGGTAGCAAGGAAGGGTGAGCTTGATAGCACACGCATTGAACGCGCTTCTCCAGGGTCCTTGGCTGTTAAG GTTGGCTATGAGGATGTCAAAGACCTAGATTTTGTGGTCTTTGAACAGCCAGATATGACTATTTTAAGTGGGCACGTGGAGGGGAAAAACATCAAGGAGATGCATTCGCATATCAGGGTGGAAATAAGCCCTGCCAGTGATCCATTAACGGTTGAGTCCATCTTTCCCTTGCCAATCTCAAATTTCTTTCAGGTGAAGGACTTACCAAAGGGTAAACATGTCGTCCAACTTCGATCTACTCTGCCATCTGGTAACCATAGATTCGTGTCTGAGGTCATTGAGGTCGACTTAGAGAGGCAGCCTCAAattcatgttggtccattaagGTTTAGGATTGAAGAGGATATGTACAAGCAG GAATTGACTGCTGCCCCTGTGTATCCCCTGGTCGTCGGACTTTCAGTAATCGCCCTGTTCATTAGCATGCCAAG ATTGAAGGATTTGTATCAAGCCACGATAGGAATTACGCTACCGGGATCATCTTCTACTGCAAAGAAGGATGTAAAGAAGCTGAGCATCAGAAAGAAGACttactaa
- the LOC140967266 gene encoding pentatricopeptide repeat-containing protein GUN1, chloroplastic-like: protein MASSTPPPHSTLTTVKPYQNHHFHHPQSHHNNHHRNSSHHWTRKKVSLNNHQPSHAPAAKPPPPSAAAGDTSAFPCLSASEFSGRRSTRFVSKLHFGRPRLTSSSRHSSAAEEALRCAIGGCGGEVECMDGILLSFQSKLCASDDYTFLLRELGNRGEWSKAMMCFQFAISRENRRNELGKLTTSMISTLGRLGKVDLAKKVFDDAVNKGYGNTVYAYSALISAYAKSGHFDEAIGVFKSMKDSGLKPNLVTYNALIDACGKGGGDFNRASEILVEMLQNGVQPDRITYNSLLAVCSVAGQWESARSLFNEMVSRGIDQDIYTYNTLLDAACSGGHIDVAFEIMLEMPSKNILPNEVTYSTMIRGCAKAGRLERALSLFNEMKLAGIKLDRVSYNTLLSIYANLGRFEEAFSVSMEMESIGIKKDVVTYNALIDGFGKQGMYDKVKELFLEMAKERLCPNLLTYSTLISVYCKGGLYRDALEVYRGFKQQGLKADVVFYSKLIDALCKKGLVELSALLLDEMMGEGIHPNVVTYNSIINAFGRLASVDHLESQLEPSKLMILQDVSDSEVEDETDDRIISVFKQLACEKSGDSRQNQRERKDLSCILSVFRKMHEMEIKPNVVTFSEILNACSHCNSFEEASLLLEELRLFDNQVYGVAHGLLMGLNENTWQQALLLFEEVKRMDSSTASAFYNALTDMLWHFNQKRGAQFVVLEGKRRDVWENTWSDSCLDLHLMSCGAARAMVHAWLLNIRSIVYDGHELPSLLSILTGWGKHSKVVGDGTLKRTVEALLISIGAPFRVAKCNIGRFISSGAVVAAWLRDSGTLKVLLLQDDRTHLESTRFGLIPNLQPLLS, encoded by the exons ATGGCCTCTTCGACTCCGCCACCGCACTCTACGCTGACCACCGTCAAACCCTACCAGAACCACCATTTCCACCACCCACAGAGCCACCACAACAACCACCATCGCAACTCCTCCCACCACTGGACCCGGAAAAAGGTCTCTTTAAACAATCACCAGCCTTCTCATGCGCCTGCCGCCAAGCCTCCCCCACCCTCCGCCGCCGCTGGTGATACTTCTGCATTCCCTTGCCTCTCTGCCTCCGAGTTCTCGGGCCGCCGATCCACTCGTTTTGTCTCCAAGTTGCACTTTGGCCGGCCCAGGTTGACTTCTTCGAGCCGCCATTCTTCTGCCGCTGAGGAAGCTCTCCGATGTGCTATTGGTGGCTGCGGCGGCGAGGTAGAATGTATGGATGGTATTTTACTCAGTTTCCAATCGAAGCTTTGCGCTTCTGATGATTATACATTTTTGCTCCGAGAGCTGGGGAATAGAGGCGAGTGGTCCAAAGCAATGATGTGTTTCCAATTTGCAATTAGCCGTGAAAACAGAAGGAATGAATTGGGGAAATTGACCACATCTATGATTAGTACACTGGGAAGACTAGGCAAAGTGGATTTAGCCAAGAAAGTGTTTGATGATGCTGTCAATAAGGGGTATGGTAATACTGTTTATGCTTACTCTGCTTTGATTAGTGCTTATGCAAAGAGTGGACACTTTGATGAAGCCATAGGGGTGTTCAAGAGTATGAAAGATTCTGGCTTGAAGCCCAATTTAGTGACATACAACGCCTTAATTGATGCGTGTGGGAAAGGAGGTGGGGATTTCAACAGGGCTTCGGAGATTTTGGTTGAAATGTTGCAAAATGGGGTGCAACCTGACAGGATCACGTATAATTCCCTCCTTGCTGTTTGTAGTGTTGCGGGGCAGTGGGAGAGTGCGAGAAGTTTGTTTAATGAGATGGTAAGCCGGGGCATCGATCAAGATATTTATACTTATAACACACTGTTAGATGCCGCCTGCAGCGGCGGACACATTGACGTGGCTTTTGAGATTATGTTGGAGATGCcctcaaaaaatatattgcCTAATGAGGTAACTTACAGCACTATGATTCGGGGATGTGCCAAAGCTGGGAGACTGGAAAGGGCGCTGAGTTTGTTCAATGAGATGAAATTAGCTGGTATTAAGTTGGATAGAGTCTCCTATAATACATTGCTGTCTATTTATGCTAACCTTGGTAGGTTCGAGGAGGCTTTCAGTGTTAGCATGGAGATGGAGAGTATAGGTATCAAGAAGGATGTGGTTACTTACAATGCTCTAATAGATGGATTTGGTAAACAGGGGATGTATGATAAAGTTAAAGAACTGTTTTTAGAGATGGCAAAAGAACGTCTCTGTCCAAACCTATTAACTTACTCAACATTAATCAGTGTATATTGCAAAGGAGGTCTGTATAGAGACGCACTGGAAGTATATAGAGGATTCAAACAACAAGGCTTGAAAGCTGATGTTGTTTTCTACAGCAAACTAATTGATGCCTTGTGCAAGAAGGGGCTGGTGGAATTGTCAGCATTGTTGCTTGATGAGATGATGGGGGAAGGGATTCATCCTAATGTTGTCACATACAACTCAATCATTAATGCCTTTGGGCGATTGGCTAGTGTTGATCATCTAGAGTCTCAGTTAGAACCATCAAAATTAATGATTCTCCAGGATGTTTCTGATAGTGAGGTGGAAGATGAAACAGATGACAGAATCATAAGTGTTTTTAAGCAGTTGGCTTGCGAAAAATCAGGTGATAGCAGGCAAAATCAGAGGGAAAGGAAGGACTTAAGCTGCATATTGAGTGTTTTCCGGAAAATGCATGAAATGGAAATAAAGCCAAATGTTGTTACATTTTCAGAAATTCTTAACGCTTGCAG CCACTGCAATTCATTTGAAGAAGCGTCGTTGTTATTAGAAGAATTACGACTTTTTGATAACCAAGTTTATGGAGTTGCACATGGACTTCTCATGGGTCTTAATGAGAATACTTGGCAGCAAGCACTATTGCTTTTTGAGGAGGTGAAGCGGATGGACTCTTCAACCGCATCTGCTTTTTATAATGCTCTGACTGACATGCTATGGCACTTTAATCAG AAGCGAGGTGCCCAATTTGTCGTGCTTGAAGGGAAACGTCGAGATGTATGGGAAAATACTTGGTCTGACTCTTGCCTTGATTTACACCTGATGTCGTGTGGTGCTGCCAGAGCGATGGTTCATGCATGGTTGCTGAACATTCGCTCTATTGTTTATGACGGCCATGAGCTGCCAAGCCTTTTAAG CATTTTAACTGGTTGGGGCAAGCATAGCAAAGTTGTAGGCGATGGTACGCTGAAGCGAACGGTTGAAGCTCTTCTCATTAGCATAGGTGCACCATTTCGAGTTGCCAAGTGTAATATTGGAAGGTTTATATCGAGTGGAGCTGTGGTGGCTGCCTGGTTGAGAGATTCAGGCACTCTTAAGGTTCTACTTCTCCAGGATGACAGAACTCACCTAGAAAGCACGAGGTTCGGTCTGATTCCAAATTTACAACCCCTCCTGTCGTAG